The proteins below come from a single Felis catus isolate Fca126 chromosome A1, F.catus_Fca126_mat1.0, whole genome shotgun sequence genomic window:
- the LOC123386050 gene encoding uncharacterized protein LOC123386050 — translation MKQAPNYHRDPSWARKVINSNHIAYTSSPRESRALRKPQEACASRRVCGSRGSARAQSLLTEGVPEAWREVSGRGAPRGGRRGSAAGERQRCAASGSQLPLSRPPSRAAVGGACGDWRAGGEVGSTLFFMLMREWGLSVFTLRREPPPFIHPHGPSRCCRRRPTCAFAPLRALGRGRGGGDDPRRVVAARAPREAPWRGRPVGRPHPRPGASGRSKAEAGGEAGARARGGRGEDGGGYSSCHTRGPNCTKSFSKDTCKKKVFPSGRNKENITL, via the exons ATGAAGCAGGCCCCTAATTACCACCGAGACCCATCGTGGGCAAGGAAAGTAATAAACAGTAATCACATCGCGTACACGTCGAGTCCCAGGGAGAGCAGAGCTCTCAGGAAGCCGCAGGAAGCGTGCGCTTCCAGGAGGGTGTGCGGCTCGCGGGGGTCTGCACGCGCGCAGAGCTTGTTAACGGAGGGCGTGCCGGAGGCGTGGCGCGAGGTGTCCGGGCGAGGCGCTCCGCGAGGCGGGCGGCGGGGAAGCGCGGCCGGGGAAAGGCAGCGCTGCGCCGCGAGCGGCTCCCAGCTCCCGCTCTCCCGGCCGCCGAGCCGAGCCGCCGTGGGCGGGGCCTGCGGTGATtggcgggcgggcggggaggTCGGAAGTACTTTGTTTTTTATGCTAATGAGGGAGTGGGGCTTGTCCGTATTTACGTTGAGGCGGGAGCCGCCGCCCTTCATTCACCCACATGGCCCTTCGAGGTGCTGCCGTCGCCGCCCGACCTGCGCCTTCGCGCCACTTCGCGCCCTCGGGCGAGGCCGAGGGGGTGGGGACGACCCCCGCCGCGTAGTCGCGGCTCGCGCCCCTCGCGAAGCTCCTTGGCGGGGCCGGCCGGTCGGCCGGCCGCACCCCCGGCCTGGGGCCTCCGGTCGTAGTAAAGCGGAGGCGGGTGGGGAGGCGGGAGCGAGAGCCCGCGGCGGGCGAGGCGAAGATGGTGGCGGCTACTCCTCCTG tCATACACGTGGACCTAACTGCACCAAAAGCTTTTCTAAGGATACTTGCAAGAAGAAAGTTTTCCCTAGTGG